Proteins from one Candidatus Coatesbacteria bacterium genomic window:
- a CDS encoding DUF2817 domain-containing protein has protein sequence MSKLLRSVILVVLVLNAAAGAADSLVVVGPLDHDEVPHLEREFPLSVDDYDGLYAYCYLRAVDLDQLEALPWDWRLLVADIRAVNPRINADGEGRDEPWDDFHTYAETIALLQDWAGDPDYDDICRYVDLGLDSLEGRELAAIVISDNVDVEEYEPEVRVVGTHHGNEEIANEVTLYTAERLLTGYVAGDPDVVELVEGTEIWLQPLVNPDGYVASSRYNDNNVDLNRNYSYQWESGYGHGSHPFSEPETQAVADYSGGDEDHVPDNVEDNAFVLGLTHHSGAVCVNYVWNYQRQDAPDKNHIWHNISQSYSDGCEESPYYDGLSDPDYMDWITEGWDWYETHGDLNDWSYGMRGCIDTTIELSEGQYGGHPEGTILALCDVNWEATYNYLDWADYGLHGLCTDGGGEPVPTLITVDNRTEAFFYNDPTVHGDYWLTLADGTYDITFSADGYDPVIIEDVVVDGENTPPLDIEFINTGTTGPEPWAELRDEGVLLRWNPADYQSYNVYRLGSRGTTIGTRLNEYPLPGGTVSFLDRRPRRPVSRYRLEALDAAGHRAVFGAVEINLPPEESRTGLALYPNPAHDRVNLEISGTGSIVVELYDLAGRLLRVERLSAGTGSRTLSWNVENLAAGLYLVNLRGPNTTTTRRLIINR, from the coding sequence ATGAGCAAACTCTTGCGCAGCGTCATCCTGGTAGTCCTCGTCCTCAACGCCGCGGCCGGCGCCGCCGACAGCCTGGTCGTCGTCGGCCCTCTGGATCACGACGAAGTACCCCATCTGGAACGGGAGTTCCCCCTCTCCGTCGACGACTATGACGGCCTCTACGCCTACTGCTACCTGCGGGCCGTCGATCTCGATCAACTGGAGGCCCTGCCCTGGGATTGGCGCTTGCTGGTCGCCGACATCCGGGCCGTCAATCCACGCATCAATGCTGACGGCGAGGGACGCGACGAGCCCTGGGACGACTTCCACACCTACGCGGAAACCATCGCCCTGCTGCAAGACTGGGCCGGCGATCCGGACTACGACGATATCTGCCGCTACGTCGATCTGGGGCTGGATTCCCTGGAGGGCCGGGAGCTGGCGGCGATCGTCATCTCGGACAACGTCGACGTCGAGGAGTACGAGCCCGAGGTCCGCGTCGTCGGCACCCACCACGGCAACGAGGAGATCGCCAACGAGGTGACCCTCTACACCGCCGAGCGCCTGCTGACCGGTTACGTCGCCGGGGACCCTGACGTCGTCGAACTCGTCGAGGGGACGGAGATCTGGCTCCAACCCCTGGTCAACCCCGACGGCTACGTCGCCTCCAGCCGCTACAACGACAACAACGTCGACCTCAACCGCAATTACTCCTACCAGTGGGAGAGCGGCTACGGCCACGGCTCCCACCCCTTCAGCGAGCCCGAGACCCAAGCCGTGGCCGATTACTCCGGCGGCGACGAGGACCATGTCCCCGACAACGTCGAGGACAACGCCTTCGTCCTAGGCCTGACCCACCACTCCGGCGCCGTCTGCGTCAACTACGTCTGGAACTATCAGCGGCAGGACGCCCCGGACAAAAACCACATCTGGCACAACATCTCCCAGAGCTACTCCGACGGCTGCGAGGAAAGCCCCTACTACGACGGTCTCAGCGATCCCGACTACATGGACTGGATCACCGAGGGCTGGGATTGGTACGAGACCCACGGCGACCTCAACGACTGGAGCTACGGGATGCGGGGCTGCATCGACACCACCATCGAGCTCTCCGAGGGCCAGTACGGCGGCCACCCCGAGGGCACGATCCTGGCGCTCTGCGACGTCAACTGGGAAGCCACCTACAATTACCTCGACTGGGCGGACTACGGTCTCCACGGCCTGTGCACCGACGGCGGCGGAGAACCGGTGCCGACACTGATCACCGTCGACAACCGCACCGAAGCCTTCTTTTACAACGACCCCACCGTCCACGGCGATTACTGGTTGACCCTGGCCGACGGCACCTATGACATCACCTTCTCCGCCGACGGCTACGATCCGGTGATCATCGAAGACGTCGTTGTCGACGGCGAGAACACGCCGCCCCTGGATATCGAGTTCATCAACACCGGGACGACGGGCCCCGAGCCGTGGGCCGAGCTCCGCGACGAGGGCGTCCTGCTGCGTTGGAACCCCGCCGACTATCAGAGCTACAACGTCTACCGCCTCGGGTCCCGGGGAACCACGATCGGAACCCGGCTCAACGAGTACCCCCTGCCCGGGGGCACGGTCAGCTTCCTCGACCGCCGACCCCGCCGCCCCGTCAGCCGGTACCGGCTCGAAGCCCTCGACGCCGCCGGCCACCGCGCCGTCTTCGGTGCCGTCGAGATCAACCTGCCGCCGGAGGAATCCCGCACCGGACTGGCCCTCTATCCGAATCCCGCCCACGATCGGGTCAACCTCGAAATAAGCGGCACCGGATCCATCGTCGTCGAGCTCTACGATCTGGCCGGCAGGCTGCTGCGCGTCGAGAGGTTGTCCGCGGGAACGGGCTCACGCACACTGAGCTGGAATGTCGAGAACCTGGCCGCCGGGCTCTACCTGGTCAACCTCCGCGGACCGAACACCACAACGACGCGCCGCCTGATCATTAACCGCTGA
- the zapA gene encoding cell division protein ZapA, protein MFDDKQPTTVEVHGHSFTFTVEDAERLQRAAELVENRIKTLESRSQLPSTVKLAIWTALELAVEWLELSEGRKLLRSTVQELCDRLDDGLQTVGGAADEDPDVQL, encoded by the coding sequence GCCCACCACCGTCGAGGTTCACGGTCATAGCTTTACCTTTACCGTGGAGGACGCCGAGCGGTTGCAACGGGCGGCGGAGCTGGTGGAGAACCGGATCAAGACCTTGGAGAGCCGCTCCCAGCTTCCCAGCACGGTCAAGCTGGCCATCTGGACGGCCCTGGAGCTGGCGGTGGAGTGGCTGGAGCTGTCGGAGGGTCGCAAGCTGCTGCGTTCCACGGTTCAGGAGCTGTGCGATCGCCTGGACGACGGCCTGCAGACCGTCGGCGGGGCGGCGGACGAGGATCCCGACGTCCAGCTCTAG